One Schlesneria paludicola DSM 18645 DNA segment encodes these proteins:
- a CDS encoding protein kinase domain-containing protein: protein MAVALEAVVQDLTDSGIISPGKLERFVPPLADQGSGEDLLQALYKENLLTAFQSQQVMAGRAKSLVLGGYLILDVIGAGGMGQVFKAEHRRMKRVVAIKTLPEDVMADDAAVARFLREVQAAAKLRHHNIVATDDAAEFNGVHFLVMEYIEGQDLSVVIRRDGPLTVAKSVSCILQTAHGLEYAHKKGVVHRDIKPANLLLDTEDTVKILDMGLARIERRQTQHDTRNDLTLNGDVFGTVDFMSPEQAVNTKDADARADIYSLGCTFYYLLTGQMIYGGETVVQKILAHRETPIPSLPTIRPDVSRELDAVFQKMVAKNPDARYQTVSDLIADLEQFSAPPISSRLIRQGSKSPVANPARPSWRDPAARPRKIVREESSRSRTRTFVLLAIVLVGVAAASGTFLAMRFSKGPQVDLANDSEAVDANSLAATDTNATDDVASVSSAMNTQAQGEVAETQNLQDIDAIQSVAGSDEPLPNVSESSTNETIPNSTKVMTDEERSQQSTMIAPTDQDPKAMAAKQLQAVIEELQELNPEFDGVVTPVIDEGVVTELQIQSEQLSDITPLEQLTGLTVFDCDGCVNLADITPLSEAALTGLSCNRTSVSDLSPLKGMPLIRLDCAFSAVSNLSPLSELPLQELSIAETNVNDLSPLNGMPLTSLDCRNTNVTDLTALAGMNLTILKFSPDAITSGMEAIRQMESLVTIQTSDEAAKPLAAAIFWKKYDREILSAKKDEASIAPDRSDTASIADKTMKPEPSDVPPSPSTGETPTKPIPLARPEPLASPFTDEVARESQRAWAEFLGQSVTDQNSIGLSLVLVPPGEFRMGSDPSDPRRPTHAISARPAVVEAPISIGAFEVTRGEWRRVMESQPWTAHPAGQMENDDEFPANWISWNEASEFCARLTTREHESGVLPKGAIYRLPTETEWEWCCRAGSAGAFACPDTEIEKFAWFDRYDERHPFLVGQRKPNRFGLFDLHGNVAEWCSDVVDGQALSGAPSPAGKTTKAYLRGGNFKRAAKHCGSAARDPMMIDSKASESGFRVVKTH from the coding sequence ATGGCCGTTGCTTTGGAAGCTGTTGTCCAGGATCTAACAGATTCTGGCATCATTTCGCCGGGCAAACTCGAACGGTTTGTGCCACCATTGGCAGATCAGGGAAGCGGTGAAGACCTGCTTCAGGCGCTTTATAAAGAGAATTTGCTTACCGCGTTCCAGTCACAACAAGTCATGGCGGGACGTGCCAAGTCATTGGTACTCGGCGGCTATCTGATTCTGGACGTCATTGGCGCCGGCGGGATGGGCCAGGTGTTCAAGGCCGAGCACCGTCGGATGAAACGGGTCGTCGCAATCAAGACGTTGCCCGAAGATGTCATGGCCGATGACGCCGCTGTGGCTCGTTTTCTGCGCGAAGTGCAGGCCGCCGCAAAGTTGCGCCATCACAACATTGTCGCAACGGACGATGCCGCAGAATTCAATGGCGTTCATTTTCTTGTGATGGAGTATATCGAGGGGCAAGACCTTTCGGTCGTCATCAGGCGGGACGGACCTCTCACTGTGGCCAAATCGGTGAGTTGCATCCTGCAGACTGCACACGGTTTGGAATATGCCCACAAGAAAGGCGTTGTTCATCGCGATATTAAGCCCGCCAATCTTCTGCTGGACACCGAGGACACCGTCAAGATTCTTGATATGGGCCTGGCACGGATTGAACGACGTCAGACGCAACACGATACGCGAAATGACCTGACTCTGAACGGAGATGTGTTCGGTACGGTTGACTTTATGAGTCCCGAACAAGCGGTCAATACTAAGGATGCCGACGCACGCGCCGATATTTATAGTCTGGGATGCACGTTCTACTATTTATTAACCGGACAGATGATTTACGGTGGCGAGACGGTCGTGCAGAAGATTCTGGCACATCGCGAGACGCCGATTCCCTCGCTGCCAACGATTCGCCCAGATGTCTCTCGCGAACTCGACGCAGTCTTTCAAAAGATGGTCGCAAAGAACCCTGATGCTCGATATCAGACGGTCAGTGATCTGATTGCCGATCTGGAACAATTCTCGGCGCCGCCCATTTCTTCGCGATTGATTCGACAGGGGAGCAAAAGCCCTGTTGCGAATCCCGCGCGGCCCTCGTGGAGGGACCCGGCTGCCAGGCCTCGCAAGATCGTAAGGGAGGAAAGCTCACGCTCCAGAACTCGAACTTTCGTGTTGCTGGCCATCGTGCTTGTGGGGGTTGCCGCGGCGTCTGGAACGTTTCTTGCGATGAGATTTTCGAAAGGGCCTCAGGTTGATTTGGCCAACGACTCCGAAGCGGTCGACGCAAACTCGCTTGCTGCCACCGACACCAATGCGACGGATGACGTGGCGTCGGTTTCCTCTGCCATGAATACTCAAGCCCAGGGTGAAGTGGCGGAAACGCAAAATCTGCAGGACATCGACGCGATTCAGAGTGTGGCCGGTAGCGACGAGCCACTGCCAAATGTAAGTGAGTCTTCGACGAATGAGACGATACCTAACTCGACAAAAGTCATGACTGACGAGGAACGCTCGCAGCAATCGACGATGATCGCGCCGACTGATCAAGATCCTAAGGCCATGGCGGCCAAGCAACTGCAAGCGGTGATCGAAGAATTGCAGGAGCTGAATCCCGAATTTGATGGTGTCGTGACTCCCGTGATTGACGAGGGTGTCGTGACGGAGTTGCAGATTCAGTCGGAGCAACTGAGCGACATCACGCCACTTGAGCAACTGACCGGGCTGACCGTCTTCGACTGCGATGGATGCGTGAACCTTGCGGACATCACCCCGCTTTCCGAGGCTGCGCTGACCGGACTTTCCTGCAATCGTACCAGCGTCTCGGATCTTTCTCCGCTCAAAGGAATGCCCCTGATACGCCTGGATTGTGCCTTTTCAGCCGTATCCAATCTCTCACCGCTAAGCGAACTTCCTTTGCAAGAACTTTCGATTGCCGAGACGAACGTCAACGATCTTTCACCACTCAACGGCATGCCTCTCACAAGCTTGGATTGCCGGAATACAAACGTCACCGATCTGACCGCGCTGGCTGGGATGAACCTGACAATTTTGAAGTTCAGCCCCGATGCAATCACGAGTGGGATGGAGGCAATCCGGCAAATGGAATCGCTGGTCACAATTCAGACGAGTGACGAAGCTGCGAAACCTTTGGCTGCGGCAATATTCTGGAAAAAATACGATCGCGAAATTCTCTCTGCGAAAAAAGACGAAGCTTCAATTGCCCCTGATCGCTCAGATACAGCATCCATAGCCGATAAAACAATGAAGCCAGAGCCATCTGATGTGCCACCTTCACCAAGTACAGGAGAGACGCCGACCAAGCCGATTCCGTTGGCACGGCCAGAGCCACTTGCGTCTCCTTTTACGGATGAGGTGGCTCGGGAAAGCCAACGGGCATGGGCCGAGTTCTTGGGGCAGTCTGTTACCGACCAGAATTCCATCGGGCTTAGTTTGGTCTTAGTTCCTCCCGGGGAGTTCCGCATGGGAAGTGATCCGAGTGACCCTCGTCGCCCAACACATGCGATTTCGGCTCGACCAGCCGTTGTGGAAGCCCCGATTTCCATCGGCGCCTTCGAAGTTACCCGCGGCGAATGGCGTCGCGTGATGGAATCGCAACCCTGGACCGCGCACCCAGCGGGCCAGATGGAAAACGATGACGAATTCCCCGCAAACTGGATCAGTTGGAATGAAGCGAGCGAATTCTGTGCGCGCCTCACAACACGAGAACACGAAAGCGGAGTCTTACCAAAGGGTGCGATTTATCGACTGCCAACGGAAACGGAATGGGAATGGTGCTGCCGGGCCGGTTCAGCCGGAGCTTTCGCGTGTCCTGATACCGAGATTGAAAAGTTCGCCTGGTTTGACCGGTACGACGAACGACATCCGTTCTTGGTCGGCCAACGGAAGCCGAATCGATTTGGTTTATTTGACCTGCACGGCAACGTTGCGGAATGGTGTTCCGATGTCGTCGATGGTCAAGCCTTGAGCGGCGCCCCTTCACCCGCGGGCAAGACAACAAAGGCCTATCTTCGCGGTGGCAATTTCAAACGCGCGGCCAAGCACTGCGGCTCGGCCGCTCGAGATCCGATGATGATTGACAGCAAGGCATCCGAGTCCGGGTTCCGCGTTGTGAAGACGCACTGA
- a CDS encoding Hpt domain-containing protein yields MPYSQSPNPLVDAPAIDFIGLLGRCLGNLKIVERVLATFLETGSSDLHQLQGAADKADYAAIVEIAHRFKGSASNVSAKGLTELLIDAERFGHDQDDIELSRTLQSLWSEWEAVRRFAQAFVPAANESLKHTHGTLETRHACAGR; encoded by the coding sequence ATGCCCTATTCCCAATCCCCCAATCCCCTTGTAGATGCGCCTGCGATCGACTTTATCGGTCTGCTGGGCCGTTGCTTGGGAAACCTCAAAATTGTCGAACGAGTTCTCGCGACATTTCTCGAGACGGGCTCGTCCGATCTTCATCAACTTCAAGGTGCCGCTGATAAAGCGGACTACGCCGCGATTGTCGAGATCGCACACCGATTCAAAGGATCGGCGAGCAACGTCTCTGCGAAGGGATTGACTGAACTCTTGATCGATGCCGAACGATTTGGGCACGATCAGGACGACATCGAACTCTCGCGAACATTGCAGTCGCTCTGGTCGGAATGGGAGGCCGTTCGCCGTTTTGCTCAGGCGTTTGTGCCCGCAGCGAATGAATCGCTCAAGCACACCCATGGAACATTGGAGACACGTCATGCGTGTGCTGGTCGCTGA
- a CDS encoding response regulator translates to MRVLVAEDDAVTSFMLVYCLEQFGYEVTAVDNGLKALELVRTGEFQLVISDWSMPKMTGVELCRQIRKRPSSSYTYVILLTSHEGTNSVVEGLDAGADDFITKPFQPEELQVRLRTGERVLSLESRDVTIFALAKLAESRDFETGAHLDRIREYCRVLCEHLLDHGPYVDQIDGDFVRMVYLTSPLHDIGKVGIPDKILLKPGKLTDEEFEVMKQHAQIGSETLDAALQARPDAEYLRMARDIARSHHEKFDGTGYPLGLKGNDIPMCGRIVALADVYDALTTKRIYKSAFSHEKAREIILDGSGKHFDPAIVDAFVETEEKFVAIRRRFADYDATIATESVTAPSQSNLGSVGRVATPFEYLAPAMN, encoded by the coding sequence ATGCGTGTGCTGGTCGCTGAAGATGATGCTGTTACCTCTTTCATGCTCGTGTACTGTCTTGAACAGTTCGGGTATGAGGTCACTGCCGTCGATAACGGTCTGAAGGCCTTGGAGCTTGTTCGTACGGGCGAGTTCCAATTGGTGATTTCCGACTGGTCGATGCCGAAGATGACGGGTGTCGAGCTGTGTCGACAGATCCGGAAGCGGCCGTCGAGCAGCTATACGTACGTGATCCTCTTGACCTCACACGAGGGAACGAACAGTGTGGTGGAAGGTCTGGATGCTGGTGCGGACGACTTCATCACCAAACCATTCCAACCCGAAGAATTGCAGGTTCGCCTGCGGACCGGTGAACGAGTTCTGTCCCTTGAAAGTCGTGATGTCACGATTTTCGCACTCGCCAAGCTCGCCGAGTCCAGGGATTTTGAGACCGGTGCACATCTCGATCGAATTCGCGAGTACTGTCGCGTCCTGTGCGAACACCTGCTCGATCATGGGCCCTATGTGGATCAGATCGACGGCGATTTTGTGCGCATGGTCTATCTGACGAGCCCGTTGCACGACATTGGGAAGGTCGGAATCCCCGACAAGATTCTGCTGAAGCCCGGAAAGTTGACCGACGAAGAATTCGAGGTCATGAAGCAGCATGCCCAGATCGGCAGCGAAACACTGGATGCTGCCTTGCAGGCCCGGCCAGATGCAGAGTATTTGAGAATGGCGCGGGACATCGCTCGCAGTCATCATGAAAAATTCGATGGGACGGGTTATCCCCTGGGGCTGAAAGGGAACGATATCCCGATGTGTGGACGTATCGTCGCGCTCGCCGATGTGTATGACGCACTGACGACAAAACGCATCTACAAATCGGCGTTCAGTCACGAAAAAGCCCGCGAGATTATTCTTGATGGCAGCGGCAAACACTTCGACCCGGCCATTGTTGATGCCTTTGTCGAGACCGAAGAAAAATTCGTCGCGATCCGTCGACGGTTCGCGGATTACGATGCCACGATCGCGACGGAATCCGTGACAGCACCGTCGCAATCAAACCTTGGTAGCGTTGGTCGAGTGGCGACGCCATTCGAGTACCTTGCGCCCGCCATGAATTGA
- a CDS encoding class I SAM-dependent methyltransferase: MKTASNLRKRKSNVEPLLDDRKSLVERDADLLVLLDQTHRALLTSNGNREQVGMALDGLFGGVNQMRLSSPPDHWEALIQTCRNHPILPTLHEDPFTGRAFAKPRGYAGDAELIDLIYGPEDRMPEPKATPLGLDIYRYTSSAPAAEGVRARRGFITDLIDQTTTERPGQDILAIAAGHLREANLTTALRRRRIGRFVALDSDPISLQEVERAYGPYGVQTVPSSFGPLITNRLQIGTFDLVYTTGLYDYLSLNTGRRLVTTMFDMLNPGGQLVVANFLPGIRDIGFMEAFMDWKLIYRSRQDMVNLTAEIEESEISHLSLFAEENQNIIFLRVTKK, from the coding sequence ATGAAAACCGCGTCGAACCTGCGCAAGCGCAAATCCAATGTCGAACCGCTTCTCGACGATCGAAAGAGTCTGGTCGAACGTGATGCGGACCTGCTTGTATTGCTCGATCAGACGCATCGTGCATTGCTCACTTCCAATGGAAACCGCGAGCAAGTCGGCATGGCGCTCGACGGGCTTTTTGGCGGAGTGAATCAAATGCGGCTCAGTTCACCTCCAGATCACTGGGAGGCACTGATCCAAACCTGTCGAAATCATCCAATCCTGCCCACACTGCATGAAGATCCCTTTACCGGCCGCGCCTTCGCAAAGCCTCGCGGTTATGCCGGTGATGCCGAATTGATCGATTTGATTTACGGCCCCGAAGATCGAATGCCGGAACCCAAGGCGACGCCCCTGGGTCTGGATATCTATCGTTACACGTCATCGGCCCCTGCTGCGGAAGGTGTACGCGCCCGCCGCGGATTTATCACAGACCTCATCGACCAGACAACAACTGAACGTCCAGGCCAGGACATTCTAGCCATCGCAGCCGGCCATCTGCGGGAAGCGAATCTCACAACCGCCCTTCGCCGTCGAAGAATCGGCCGATTCGTGGCACTCGATTCGGACCCGATCAGCCTGCAAGAGGTCGAGCGAGCCTATGGTCCTTATGGCGTACAAACCGTTCCCTCGTCGTTTGGTCCTTTGATTACGAATCGCCTGCAGATCGGCACGTTCGATCTGGTTTATACGACCGGACTGTACGACTATCTAAGTCTAAATACGGGTCGTCGACTGGTGACGACGATGTTCGACATGCTCAATCCAGGTGGGCAGCTGGTCGTCGCAAACTTCCTTCCAGGCATTCGCGATATTGGATTCATGGAAGCCTTCATGGATTGGAAGCTGATTTATCGCAGCCGTCAGGACATGGTGAATCTGACCGCAGAGATTGAAGAATCAGAGATCAGCCACCTCTCACTGTTCGCCGAAGAAAATCAGAACATCATTTTCTTGCGCGTCACGAAGAAGTAA